AAGTAAGCAACCGTATTTGATTAGCTTCAATAAAGTTCAAATTTTGATGCCAGCACTGACTCGCCTGCATAACGCCCCACACGTATTTGCAAGACTACACAAGATTACTCAAATCTGATACAGTACGAAATAGACAGAGATAAGCTGAATAAAGCTAGTAGAATCAACCGAATGCTAAATGCAAACGTAAACAGAACAATCAAATGCAGGCCCTTGCACATAATAGAAAACTGGACAACAATCCATGGCAGAATCAGAAATAGTCAGAGGCCTCGTATTGGAAAAAGAATTCGAGTCCCCCCTTTCGAaactaaaacccaaaaaaaagaaataaaaaaatactgGAGATTAATATGTTGGTACCAAGTTATTAACAATAGCTTCGAGTCCACTAGCTGCAGGACCGGAGGACCCATCAACGAAAGCTTCCTCTTCCAAAGCTCCGAGGGTTCCTCCATCGCCAGGGTCATCACCGGGTCGGAATCTGCTGGGCTCGGTCATCAGGCTGCTTTGTTTTAGGAATTTCTTCTTACAAACCTGCAATCTTGATGTCAGTGGAAAAATATTTTggtgaggaggaggaggaggtctCACCAAGCGCGTTGGACTTGGAATAAAAGTGGGTCTTCCAAAAACAGCAGCGACAGATGACATTTTCCCAACCCCCTGACTTGGATCACAGTCAGACCATCTTATATGGTGGATTACCAACCAGAAGCGATGTCGGCCTCCTCTCCCTCGTTCTTTTACTTTTGGTGGGAGCACCCTTTACCTCTTCGGCCGTAGCCTATAAGCCTATAACTAACCGAGTGGCAGTTAAGCCCACAACGTGTTATTCCGAGGTTGTTAGTGCTGCTTTGTCAAAATCAGTCTGAACGTTTCACTTCCTAGTACACGGTACTAAAATACTAGTAGTCTAGTACTACTACTATTATGTAGACCAGAGGATCAGATGCGAACGTGATTAGCATATCAAGTATGCATATGTGTCTCCCACTGTGATTAAATCGAACGATTTCTATAATGTTTGGATTCGTTGACGTACCTGTTATTTTTACtttccttaaaaaaatataattaggTTGAATACAATTTCGCTGTTAATTATAAGTTTTTATGTAAAAATATAAGTCAACTTTAGAATAAAATTTAGGTATTTTAATTAAAATATAAGTCAACTTTAGAATTCACCCGTCCGCCATTAACCTCTCATTTTTACCAGATTGTCCTGCTGGATGCTCAATCTATAGACCATTATATTTCACATGTTGGTCATATATGTAATTTTGCATTTCTTTGACTTTTGAGACACAAAATAGCCTCCACGCAAATTCTACTGCATGCTGAAGCTATCAAAGTGCATGCAAATTTTTCTCTCAATTGACTGACAGCTACATACATACAACCTCGATGTTATTTCCTTAGCCTCATTTCATTTCTTCCATATGTAACAGGCTGCTGCAGTCTTAAACCTACACCAACCAGGCTATGGCATTAGTACCCTTGCACCAGACAGCCCAAGCTCCTTGCTTCTCGACTTCGATTTACGATTTAAAACACCCAATATTTAAAGGTACAAGAATAGCACAAATGGCCCTCCAACGCCACATTACCAGAAGAAGAGCGACAACAAACATTTTGGCAGCTTCAGTTGGGGTGCTGGCAATGGAAGCAATATCCTGTCAACAAACTGGCACTGCTAGTGGCTTTGATTTTGGAATGACCGCACCTGAACAGACGCTAGAAGAGGCTGAGAGCGGGATTAAAGGGCACGCCCAAAGTTTGATACAAGTGAAAGAATTGTTGGAGGCAGAGTCATGGAACGCGGCGCAAAGGGCACTGCGGAAGTGCTCAGCATACCTAAAACAAGATATATACACCATTATTCAAGCTAAGCCTGGAAGTGAGAGGCCTGAGCTGAGGAAGTTGTATTCCGATCTATTCAATAGCGTCACGAGACTGGATTATGCAGCAAGGGATGAGAATGTGCCACGTATTTGGGATTGCTATGGCAATGTTGTTTCAGCCCTTAGCAATATCTTGTCAAGATTATAATTGTTGTATTGCTTATTTTGCCCCTGATTAGTTGTGATTGATTGGGAAGtcttgctgctgctgctgctgtcaACTTTTATCCCGCGAATTCATGAACGGTTTGGAatctcaaaatttgatattttcttttccaaatgacataaataagaaaatacaaattGATACCTCCCAATCGGTTTAAGATGATGAACAGGGAGTGTTGAAATGATACAATTATGGACGGCACTCAATTATGATCTCTGTGActgcttcattttttttttttttcaatttaaaaaaaaaaaaactttcaccTAATCAATCACCTTAAAACAATAACCATTGACGAAACTGCGAGGTCGTATAACTATTTTCCCTACATATTCGTTTAGAATCGAgtacataaataaaagaaactaAGAAAAATCTCTGGCTGCCTAATTTGTTTGCACTTCTAGAAAAATAGTAGTAACCATGTACATATGAACATGCTAAATTATAGTGAGTGAACAAGGGAATCTGCAGAAGTTTTGAACTCGATCCTAATTccttttaaaggaaaaaaaaaaaaaaaaaaaaaaagggggtttTTTAGATATGGTGCATCTCCTCTGATCATCGAGcctcaaaaacaaagaaaattaaTATTAATGGTAGGATCAATTTACATTTTATGCTTTAAACAACCCGACATGCAAATTCCCAGCACAGCTACATGATTGGCCAATACTATTTCTACTACGGGCCAATCTCCTCTCGCCACATTGGCAGACGACCAGAGCTGACATGGAGAGAGGgccattccctttttcttttttttttggtcaaatttcaaCTTCTACAGATCATTCCCTCTTATACTATATGgttaataataataagaacTACAAGTTAGAGTGGTCGGCAGGCAGACCAACTTGAATTTTGAACCCGTAATTTATTAATTCACAAATTATTAAGTTGCTGACGATTATAGACGGCAAACAAAAGCTATCAAGTTTCTGCATCATTTCTGGACACGGCAAGAGCCAAGAAGGACCAAAAAACACAGAATACTGACGTACGTAAACTCACAAGTGTAATAAACTAGTTATTTATCGCATGCTTCACAtggaacaaaaaaaagaaaaaagaattgtTCATGGTTGGTAAGAATAGTCATACCAACCAAGagcaattctttttttttttttaattttttggggAGGGGGCACATGAATCAAGACAGTCAACGTATTCTCGATCAGTGCTAACAGCAGAAGTAGTAAAATCCTTAACCACCCGTCCAAAGACCAGTGGCCATCACCAATGCATTAAGGCTTGATGGGGTGGGAGTCAAGGTGGCCTTGCTTAATTTGCTACAATTAAATGTGGCCTTACTTAAAAAATTCAGACGGGTGTATAGTGCACCCGTCTGGTTcggtggtggttcagtcccctcCGAGTTATTCC
This sequence is a window from Coffea eugenioides isolate CCC68of chromosome 7, Ceug_1.0, whole genome shotgun sequence. Protein-coding genes within it:
- the LOC113778119 gene encoding psbQ-like protein 3, chloroplastic; amino-acid sequence: MALVPLHQTAQAPCFSTSIYDLKHPIFKGTRIAQMALQRHITRRRATTNILAASVGVLAMEAISCQQTGTASGFDFGMTAPEQTLEEAESGIKGHAQSLIQVKELLEAESWNAAQRALRKCSAYLKQDIYTIIQAKPGSERPELRKLYSDLFNSVTRLDYAARDENVPRIWDCYGNVVSALSNILSRL